TGCTTCCCATTCATATTCTATGGATCAATCTGGTCACTGATGGTGTCCCTGGTCTGGCATTGGCGGCCGAGCCGGGGGAGAGAAATATCATGAAGCGTCCTCCCCGTGATCCAAAAGAGAGTATTTTTGCACGCGGTCTGGGAACGCATATTATCTGGGTGGGGCTGCTGATGGGCGCTATCTCCATCATGACGCAGGCCTGGTTCATCGACGGTAAACAGACCCACTGGCAGACCATGGTCTTTACGGTCCTCTGCTTAAGTCAGATGGGGCACGTCTTGGCCATTCGATCCGAAGAGGAATCCTTCTTCACTCAAGGGGCGCTCTCGAATAAGCCACTTCTCGGAGCCGTGTTGCTCACATTCACACTTCAAATGCTCACGATTTATGTCCCATTTTTGAACCCGATTTTTAAGACCGTACCACTCACGGTCGGGGAGCTGGCGATCACGCTGGCGCTCTCAACTATCGTTTTCCTGGCAGTGGAAATTGAAAAAATATTCAAACGTTCTAGAAAGAGCAACTGAATGGCATGGCACTTCAAGATGCCTTTCTCGTGGAGTTTTACAGTCCTGAATTCTGGCGCAGTCGGTGCAGACAAGCAGTGTAATGCTGCTGAAAAGATACGCTTGACAAAATACTAAGAGATTAGTAAAACCGGCTTCACAATGGACTCGGTACTGAAAAAGAAGCGAATCTCATGAATCATGGATCGAATCAGAAGAGAGGAAATATGCGGCTTCCGCTGTGGAATGGTTCTCGACGCCGTGGTTTTACAGTGCTGGAACTGTTGGTAACCTTTGGTGTGATCACCACTCTAGTCAGTCTGATTCTTCCCGCCGTTGGTTCTGCCCGTGAAGCAGCACGTCAGTTACAGTGTAAAAATCAACTCAAACAAATCGGCCTGGCGCTACACTCTTATCACGAGACCAGTGGATGTTTACCTGCTGGCTGGCAGTGGGAAAACTCGAAAAATTCCATCTATGGCTGGGCAGTTCCCTTGTTACCCTATCTGGAACAACGGGCCATTTATGATCAAATCGATCGAAATCTGGTGATCGGTCACCCCTCCAATCAGCTTGCTCGAAGTGTTTCGATTGCAAACTTTCAGTGTCCATCAGATATCGTTGATCCCACGTTTATGCTTTATGAGGAAAATGTAGTCAGCGCGACGATGGTCCCGCTCATTGAGCTTCCGACGGATAGTTATGTTGGTGTTTATGGAACAGTCGAGGCAGACGATGGTATACCAGCACCTCCGGGAGATGGGACTTTTCGTGAATCAATCCCGATTCGTTTTGCCCAGTTAGAGCGTGGTTTAAGTAATACAATCATTGTTGGTGAAAGAACAATGGCGCAGGTGCCTTCAACCTGGTTGGGGGTAGACTATTCAGGAGAGGATGCCGCATGCCGCATTGTGGGCAGTGCAATGACCTCGCCTAACTGTAAACTCTGCGATGAGTGTGAATTTTCCAGTCGGCATCCCGGTGGTTCGCTTTTTTTGTGGGGAGATGGCAGAGTTCGAATTCTCTCCGAATCGCTGGATACGTTGACCTACCAGCAACTGGCTCGCAGGGCAAATTCGCTTTGAGTTGGGCATTAAATGTGGTCTGTTTGGTAGTGTTTTGATGCAATTATTGAGCTGTAAGAATAGAGTGAATATCCATTCGAGTGAAAGGAATTGATTGATGACAAAACTTCATTTAACCAAATGTGAACTCGAAGTTATGGATATTGTCTGGAAAAAAGGCCGTGCAACAGTCCAGGAAGTTGTCGATTCTCTGGAACGTCCGTTGGCCTATACGACCGTGATGACGACATTGAAAATACTCGATGAAACACGAAATGTTGTTCATAAAAAGAAAGAAGGCCGCGCGTTTGTCTATGAGCCAGCAGTCTCACGTGAGAAGGTCAGTCGCAGTATGGCTGACGACCTGACCCAGCGGTTGTTTGGTGGCTCGGTAAAGTCGCTTGTACTTAGTCTG
This genomic interval from Gimesia alba contains the following:
- a CDS encoding DUF1559 domain-containing protein, translating into MNHGSNQKRGNMRLPLWNGSRRRGFTVLELLVTFGVITTLVSLILPAVGSAREAARQLQCKNQLKQIGLALHSYHETSGCLPAGWQWENSKNSIYGWAVPLLPYLEQRAIYDQIDRNLVIGHPSNQLARSVSIANFQCPSDIVDPTFMLYEENVVSATMVPLIELPTDSYVGVYGTVEADDGIPAPPGDGTFRESIPIRFAQLERGLSNTIIVGERTMAQVPSTWLGVDYSGEDAACRIVGSAMTSPNCKLCDECEFSSRHPGGSLFLWGDGRVRILSESLDTLTYQQLARRANSL
- a CDS encoding BlaI/MecI/CopY family transcriptional regulator, whose amino-acid sequence is MTKLHLTKCELEVMDIVWKKGRATVQEVVDSLERPLAYTTVMTTLKILDETRNVVHKKKEGRAFVYEPAVSREKVSRSMADDLTQRLFGGSVKSLVLSLVGSDSMSQSDIEELKQAIQSLEKDV